The sequence below is a genomic window from Uranotaenia lowii strain MFRU-FL chromosome 2, ASM2978415v1, whole genome shotgun sequence.
GAGGTAAGGATGCCTTTACATGGAACTTCGCAGTTGAATCCTATTTTCTTAATGTTTTTGGTGCgtattagttaaaaaaaattcgtttgttTAGTTTCTCACAATTCAACACGGCGACCTCGGCGACGATGAAGACACacgcagcaaaaaaaatgaaagttacCGCTGCGTGTGGACATAAACTATCCACGACAGCTTGCAAACCATTTGGGATGCAAATAAAATACGGTTTATGACACGTTAAAAAAAGGTAGCCTCGCACCACCTATGTAGCCCTGGCCTGTAGTCTGTTCGGTCCCGCCTAGCTAGGGTAGCCCCGGAACCATTCCGCTAAGCTGGGCCGCCTGGTGGTGATGAGGATGCTGGGCGGCGGCGGCTGCTGCTTGGGCCGAAGCCTGGGAAAGCTGCTGCAACAGATTGGCCCGGGCCTTCTGCTGCTCTAGCCGCTGAACCTGGGCCACCAAGTGTGAGTTTTCCACGTACAGCTCCTTAACCAGAATATCGTTATTGGTGAGCCGATTGGCCTGCTCAGTGATCAGTATATTCTGCGCTTCCAGCCGGTTCCGCAATTCGCTGACTTCACCCCGCTGCTGTTGCCAAATTTCTGGAAGGAAACGgatatttattaatttgtttaatttcatcaaCCTATTAAACGGAAACCTACGATGCATGAACTGCTCCGAGTAGACCTGTTGCTGCTTGAGCATGGCTTGGAGTTGCCGATTTTTCTGTTCCAAATGATGCACCTTCTGGCCCAGATTGGGATGGCCTCGGGCTAGGATGGGTTTCACCTCGTTCAGCTGCTGGAACTCCACCTTGAGACAGTCGCGCTGATGCGTGAGGTCCTTGATTTCTTCCTGCAGCTGGTGGAGCTGTTTCAGCTGCTCCTGGCTGGCCATGGCTACGTCCGTTTGCGACACGGATTTGTGgctaaagattaaaaaaaggtttacaatgaaattttgaatcaatcaatGGTATTGGGATGATTTCCTGGAAAGACTTCTGGACAATTGCTTTTGAGGTAGACTTTCTGCTAACGCTCTTGATTgttcaaaaaacaaatcaaaacggAACCATGCTAGCTTTCCGATCAAGTGACTTTGAAACTTTGATCAGTTCAGTTTCAACACGAGTGATTTCAATGCTTCCTGCTGCTAAAACAAAAAATCGGGTTTCTGTTCTAGCAGCAGGAAGCATTGAAATCACTTCATGTTGGTCGGGTTATTCATCAATTTTAGAACTAACTAACCGAAATAAATGCTTTCTATCGAACAGAACACTTCAACAGGAAGTTTACGTCAAgtagaaaattgaaatagtGAATAAAAGCTGAACACTTACATGCTATAAGTGGACGCCAAGCTGTGGGTACTCTTGACCGATTTGACCGAGCACACATCCGAACAGTCCACCAGATCCTGATTGTCGGCAACGGCACCGCAGGAACCGACGTCCGTCATCGAAGAAGTGATGGCGGTGGGCGCCGCGATAGGTTTTTggatcggtgaaatcgttcgACTGAAACCACCCGCGGCTAAGTCTTCCCCAGCACCAGCATCGCCCGGTACGCTTAGCAAATGATGATCGTCGGCGCTGGATCGAGCAGCAGTTGGAATCGACGACAGGGAACTGCTCAGCTTTTCTTCGCTTTCTGTCCCATTACGGGTTATCTCGATTTGAGTGCTGCTGAGTTTTAGCTGCTGGCACCAGTTAGGATTGTGATAATCTCGGGCCGCTACTGGTGCTTGAATGGTGCTCTGGTTCCACAAATAGCTGATCGGTGAACTGGCCGGGCTGTCCATTTCCGGTGAAGCTACGCGAGGTGAAGAGGATCTGAAAAATAATTGAGATATTTGTCACCTTTTCTTTGTCTTCAATTAcacaaaatcttacaaaagaGCATCCGAATGGTATTTGTTTCTCTTTTCCAGCTCCAGAATCCTGTTGCGAAGTTTGTCCACCTCGTGTGTTTTTTCTTCGAGCATTAGTTGAGATTGCTGTAGCTCCAGTTCCAGGTCAAGATACTGTTGCTCCAGTATATCCTTCTCTTCGATAGGCGAAAGTCGCCCATCCTCACTCTTACTTCCACCTTGTCCGGCAAACTGCTCCTCCAGCTCAGCCATCTTTTTCAACAGTTCGTTAAATTTATCATCTGACACCCGCTGTTCCTCTTCAAACAACTGCCGCTCTTCGTTAACCTTCGCCTGCCAATAATCTTCACATGCTTCGTACTCTTTGCTCATCTGTTCTAAACTTGCCTCCAGTTCTGCACAACGAGCTTTGAACTTATCTTGATCCCCGCCCGTTGCACCCTTCTCATCTGGTTCAGTTGTTCCTTCAGCCACTTTTCTTTCTTCCAATTTCTTCTCCAGCTCAACAATTCTGCTCTTCAACTGTCGAACTTCCACTTCTTTCGTTACACCACTAGCCGGATTTATTGCACAGTCTCCACGAATGCCCAACTCCGACTGGAGCGCCATCCAATCGCCACTCGAGTCCGATTCGTTTTCCGTGTCGTTGCTACACTTTCGGAATTTGCCCAACCTAGGACTTTCATCCGAAAGCCGTGCCTTGCTGGGTGAATCACCCTGCCGTTTCCGAGCAGCACTAGCGTTCTCATCAACCCCTCCGGTTACTTCAACCACCACTGGGGACACTTCCAGAGAACTGGTCCTATTGACGACACTCCGCTTCAACTTGAATCTAGCTAGTTCCGCACTTAACATCTCAATTTCGGCACTTTGCTCATCGCTCTTATCGCGTAACTCCGTATTCTCACTCTGCAAAAGCGAAATCTTTTCGATGAGTTCCAGCACTTCACGATCATCTTTTCGACCGAAGCTCTCATCATCGAAATCGTTACGGTTGTTTTCCTCCAGCTCTGCGATATCCCGGTTTAGCTTGATGTTCTTCTCTAAAATTTCCGTGAGCTCCTTAGTCAAGCTTTCCTGTTCTACACGCAAGCCATCATTCTCATCACTCAGCCTACCCATCTCAGTCTTAAGCCGGCCCTCATCCGCCTCCAGGGCCCGTATTCGCTTCTCGAGCAACGCATTGGCACAGGTTAGCTGCTCCCGTTCCAGTGCCAACTGCTCCGTCATCTCCTTCACGGTTTCGTGATGGCGTTGCTCCAGCAGCCGGATCTTGTTGCGCGTAGACGTTTCCAGCGAGTTGTGCCGTTCGTCGATTTCTTGCGCCAGCAGAACGGCCCTCTGGTTAACCTCCTTGTTGTCCGAGTAAAGCTTCTTGTTCTCGTCGACCAGCTGTACGAAGGCCTGCCTTAGGGCCGCGACTTCCGCTTTGTGCAGCGCGAGCAGGGCCTGGGTGAAACGAGAAAGATTTTTGGGTGAGATTCAAAATGaaattactgaaaattcaaTCATATAATGTTTGTATCACAAAAAAGTACGAATACAGATGGTAAATAAATCTGGATTTTTTGTTCTTAATTTTGGAGTGAAAATTTCTTACTGCATTTGAGCATTTTGAAGCATTCAGGGATTTATCACAGTAGTTAGTCTCATAGAATATAAGCGATTTTCTCGGGTTGAACGCCGTATTGGAAGGAGTTTCACAAAAAGTTGCAGGTCATGTTATAGAATGGTCAATCAACCCTTCTGAACCATCGTCGATTTGAGAAACTCCATGCGTTGGAATCTACAGTCCACTCCTGAACTCCATAACctctttttaccttttttgccttttgagGACATTGTTTCTGAAGTTCAGCTACAAGTTTTTTACACAATGTTTGCTGATCACAAAAGACTATTTCTGACTTTGAACGTAAGTAAAACTatggtgaatttttttaattgactgGGCGCTAGAATTTTACCCATGTTTTTGGGGATGAACGATATGTCTCCAATCCACTCAATCCATGGAAAgcgttctccaacttctcgggcatcccacggCCTCCAAGTGGATGGGTGTGGAAATGGAGCCACGGCGGGATCTGCCATTTGgtctaaagggtgtccacgatgaaatggtcacacacaaaattgatttacAAAATTCGAGTGTttatccgattgccatcaaattttcagggattgaaaaataactattaaacttaattttaccaCTTTACTCGTAATTTTATtcacagtccatacgcaaacgcccgcaccttggccttaaccctggccataagattctgcacaacctgtgaatcaaccattttttgcatgtaaacccatactttcttctgTTCCTCGACTgccttcactaccttaggttgtttaagaaggtgctgcttcataatcgcccagtacttttCGATGGGGCGAAGCTCCgaagtgttgggagggttgaacattatcggcacgaaattgaccttattgttcgcataccacttcagcacgtccttttggttgtggcatgaggccaaatccggccagaagattgttgggacgttgtgggccttcagtaGAGGAATTTAAGCaaccgcttctggaggcactctttcatgtacacctgtccgttcatcgtgtcctggatcacgaaaggtgcactccgctttcCGCATGTACACATGGCGTGCCAAGCCAGGAatttttcgcaaatttggacatcttctgagtgcggacatgctccggaacgctgaacttagcCTTGGTCGTGAAAAACAGATTGCCGGGGacctgtttgaagtcggccttcacatatgtttcgtcgtccatgatgcagcattcaactttcgtcagcatgttgaggtacacgcatatttttcttaaaacatttatggtttttccttcaaaaccgtcaatatggttatttttcaacaatttttcaagaaattggtTTTACCATTTTGCTAGTTCTCGATCATTAAccacaaaatggttgaaaaaaatggtatttcatcatcgccattttggaaatattaCAATAGTTGCTTTATCAGAAAAATTATACGACAAGCATCCTCTGCTGAAGGTAGGTTTAATAATATGCTATAGGTgctcgaaattattttttaaaattatttctttccCAATAGGATGCTAAAAATTGATGATCCTCCTATAATTGGACTTCGAGAAGCAGTACGGCCCTTTTCCAAACCCTCCGGAAAGCTGAATCGGATCGAACTTCCCACAAAACACCAGCCCACAAACTGCGACGGCCAGCAGCATCAGAAGCCCTATTCTAGGGGAGATCGTAACGCAGGTGACGAAGGGTTCTCGAGGAATCGAAGACGAAGTGGCCCGAATCGGTGAAGAGGACTTAAGCTACTGTTCGAGGATCCTGCCAACTATCCTGATGCGCCCATTGAAGGAATTCTACGTATTCTGAAGCAGGAGATTGGTCCACAGCGATCCCAGACGGTGGACGGTCTCGTAAATACCGAGCTGATCGGTTGGGTTCGGATGGGCACAACGGTGGCCACCAATGCGTTGCTGGAACGAGCCGGGGATCCGGTGGCATTGGTGGTGAATCGAGAATTTCGGAAACTTCTCCATATAGGAAACCAGGCCAGGcccaacaattttcaactgGTGAGTGTTTGTgtgtgaattttatcaattacttTTTAAGGAAcattaatatttttcgaaaattttcctacgtatcctttttttttggttaagtaCTTACAAGTTCATATAGATACATGTAATTATTTGTATTGATGCTCATCAACAACATAACACCTCTTggtttgaaagttttgattagTTCTGGCCTAGGCAGctaaaaaaatgtgacaaatttgcACAATCAAACTGGGATTTTCTTTTTCCAACAGATTAAATACTTTTTCCATTTctagaacattaaaaaaaccatCGAACCTATACCAAAAGGTTGTCGAAATAGACAACCATCCACGAGGCCGAAACTTGAACCCAACTTTCAGCAGTGTTGCAACGGTGGAATAATTTCGATGGCCGTTGTTTTGGCCCATAGCAACGCCCGTTCGGATCAGGAGCTCCGTGTCGGAGAAATAGCGTTACAGTTGGGATTCCATCATGTGACCTTATCTCACAAAGCCATGCCGATGTTTCGATTGGTTGCACGAGAGTTTACCGCCTGTGCCGAAGCTTACCTGACGACACacaccacaagcaaacagattcgtgggaagtcatcaggccggcttcatgaagggacggtcaacgacggacaagatattcacattacggcaaatcctccaaaaatgccgtgaacaccaagtccctacgcaccatctattcatcgacctcaaagccgcatacgacgaacgagctatggaaaatcatggacgagaacggcttttccgggaagctgatcagactgatcaaggcgacgatggatggaacgcagtgctgtgtgcggatttcgggtaaCTTATCGGGTTCATTCGattcgcgcagggggcttcgacaaggtgatggtctttcctgttcaacgtggcgctagaaggtgttattcgacgagatctagtcaacttatctgctttgccgatgacattgatgtagtcggcagatcatctgcggcggtggaggagatctaccgcaaactgaaacgcgaa
It includes:
- the LOC129746178 gene encoding blastoderm-specific protein 25D isoform X1, whose amino-acid sequence is MALSPDPYEQRLYQMFQAHDVDSCGRLDREALLKLCHTLELQERSQQLVQYVLLSKDRQRATFKEFREGLLYILNDDEEHHQGAGKCDVGTGEVEQRTGSNSSTDATENGQNIPSESPTAATLPSGGGSDNSNAATSPTSIRLSSKKRPPHLTCRISNSSSPTNAAVVETADGQSVIIGSGNQKKMAPSGDSVSSSMQLTTTTTTGQHSDNDDEHVSSDREVSPKFVVGTKKYGRRSRPRTDDCNGLDSGSDVSNSDNESVPQQQQQQQSSTEDGKNNSSKQVQRSASQSDIHGSKRKRPLGVNRLKRCASLPTHRQRPDLVNRTLINTKNVRDQLNMDETIDKKIYFMRLSENLREVWDSLLDGGHGDLLNRGQLEVVCERVGLQKLPAKLAAQEVFTKLSLQPIEGISFDEFISLLQSDSDILPIGGGINNGGIEGGGVSPMRRLYDESDTFKAQELDRDSVEETVGFTVRMPDWTAEIGSLSAAIILDMWESAGIVEPRALLHELGFYGAEIQVADLVTALEDEQQRLGDGGDTSSIMRALLALHKAEVAALRQAFVQLVDENKKLYSDNKEVNQRAVLLAQEIDERHNSLETSTRNKIRLLEQRHHETVKEMTEQLALEREQLTCANALLEKRIRALEADEGRLKTEMGRLSDENDGLRVEQESLTKELTEILEKNIKLNRDIAELEENNRNDFDDESFGRKDDREVLELIEKISLLQSENTELRDKSDEQSAEIEMLSAELARFKLKRSVVNRTSSLEVSPVVVEVTGGVDENASAARKRQGDSPSKARLSDESPRLGKFRKCSNDTENESDSSGDWMALQSELGIRGDCAINPASGVTKEVEVRQLKSRIVELEKKLEERKVAEGTTEPDEKGATGGDQDKFKARCAELEASLEQMSKEYEACEDYWQAKVNEERQLFEEEQRVSDDKFNELLKKMAELEEQFAGQGGSKSEDGRLSPIEEKDILEQQYLDLELELQQSQLMLEEKTHEVDKLRNRILELEKRNKYHSDALLSSSPRVASPEMDSPASSPISYLWNQSTIQAPVAARDYHNPNWCQQLKLSSTQIEITRNGTESEEKLSSSLSSIPTAARSSADDHHLLSVPGDAGAGEDLAAGGFSRTISPIQKPIAAPTAITSSMTDVGSCGAVADNQDLVDCSDVCSVKSVKSTHSLASTYSIHKSVSQTDVAMASQEQLKQLHQLQEEIKDLTHQRDCLKVEFQQLNEVKPILARGHPNLGQKVHHLEQKNRQLQAMLKQQQVYSEQFMHQIWQQQRGEVSELRNRLEAQNILITEQANRLTNNDILVKELYVENSHLVAQVQRLEQQKARANLLQQLSQASAQAAAAAAQHPHHHQAAQLSGMVPGLP
- the LOC129746178 gene encoding blastoderm-specific protein 25D isoform X2, which produces MLIILYATENGQNIPSESPTAATLPSGGGSDNSNAATSPTSIRLSSKKRPPHLTCRISNSSSPTNAAVVETADGQSVIIGSGNQKKMAPSGDSVSSSMQLTTTTTTGQHSDNDDEHVSSDREVSPKFVVGTKKYGRRSRPRTDDCNGLDSGSDVSNSDNESVPQQQQQQQSSTEDGKNNSSKQVQRSASQSDIHGSKRKRPLGVNRLKRCASLPTHRQRPDLVNRTLINTKNVRDQLNMDETIDKKIYFMRLSENLREVWDSLLDGGHGDLLNRGQLEVVCERVGLQKLPAKLAAQEVFTKLSLQPIEGISFDEFISLLQSDSDILPIGGGINNGGIEGGGVSPMRRLYDESDTFKAQELDRDSVEETVGFTVRMPDWTAEIGSLSAAIILDMWESAGIVEPRALLHELGFYGAEIQVADLVTALEDEQQRLGDGGDTSSIMRALLALHKAEVAALRQAFVQLVDENKKLYSDNKEVNQRAVLLAQEIDERHNSLETSTRNKIRLLEQRHHETVKEMTEQLALEREQLTCANALLEKRIRALEADEGRLKTEMGRLSDENDGLRVEQESLTKELTEILEKNIKLNRDIAELEENNRNDFDDESFGRKDDREVLELIEKISLLQSENTELRDKSDEQSAEIEMLSAELARFKLKRSVVNRTSSLEVSPVVVEVTGGVDENASAARKRQGDSPSKARLSDESPRLGKFRKCSNDTENESDSSGDWMALQSELGIRGDCAINPASGVTKEVEVRQLKSRIVELEKKLEERKVAEGTTEPDEKGATGGDQDKFKARCAELEASLEQMSKEYEACEDYWQAKVNEERQLFEEEQRVSDDKFNELLKKMAELEEQFAGQGGSKSEDGRLSPIEEKDILEQQYLDLELELQQSQLMLEEKTHEVDKLRNRILELEKRNKYHSDALLSSSPRVASPEMDSPASSPISYLWNQSTIQAPVAARDYHNPNWCQQLKLSSTQIEITRNGTESEEKLSSSLSSIPTAARSSADDHHLLSVPGDAGAGEDLAAGGFSRTISPIQKPIAAPTAITSSMTDVGSCGAVADNQDLVDCSDVCSVKSVKSTHSLASTYSIHKSVSQTDVAMASQEQLKQLHQLQEEIKDLTHQRDCLKVEFQQLNEVKPILARGHPNLGQKVHHLEQKNRQLQAMLKQQQVYSEQFMHQIWQQQRGEVSELRNRLEAQNILITEQANRLTNNDILVKELYVENSHLVAQVQRLEQQKARANLLQQLSQASAQAAAAAAQHPHHHQAAQLSGMVPGLP